The following is a genomic window from Clostridium fungisolvens.
TTATTTCTAATCTTAGCCAATTTTCCAATTAATGGATATGCAGAATGGATGAGTTCTATTTTCGGCGCAGGCTGGAAAAATAGTTTAAACTATCCGGTAGATGCAACTTACAATATCATGTCGCTCATTGCTGCATTCGCTGTAGCTTACCGATTAGCTGAAAGCTATAAGGTTGATAAGTTGAGTGCCGGTACTATTTCAGTAGCTGCCTTCTTATTAACAACACCATTTAATTTCCTATTTAAGGCAGCCGGAGCTAAAGATGCTGTTATGGTAACCGGTGCACTTTCAAAAGCATTTTTAAGCAGTAAAGGTTTGTTTGTTGCATTACTTATTGCAATTATATCAACAGAAATTTATCGTTGGTTCGTCCAAAAAGAAATTATTATTAAAATGCCAGATGGTGTACCACCAACTGTTGGTAAATCATTTGCAGCTCTAATTCCAGGATTTGCTGTTATTCTTTTGGTTTGGGGAGTACGTTTACTCGTTGAAACCACTCATTATGGAACGATTAATGGCTTAGTTACCACAATTTTAGGTGATCCGTTAAAAATGGTGGGACTTACTCTTGGTGGATCCCTTGTTGCTGAATTTTTTGTAACATTACTATGGGGTGCTGGATTGCATGGTACAAACATTGTTAAAAGTGTTATGGAACCAATTTGGCTTAGTGCTTCCGGTGACAATGCTGCAGCATATCAAGCTGGACAACATCTACCACATGTTGCTACTATGCAATTCTGGGATAACTTTATCCACATCGGTGGAACGGGTGTAACATTTGGCTTAGTTCTTGCAATGTTAGTCTTTGCTAGATCAAAGCAAATGAAAAGTCTTAGTCGTTTATCAATAGCTCCTGCTATTTTTAACATAAACGAGCCAGTAATCTTTGGATTGCCAATAATGTTAAACCCGATAATGATTATTCCATTTATCATTACTTCACTTGTTGTCGTTATTGTAACTTTTATTGCAATGAATTTTGGATGGGTAGCGTTACCTACAGGTATTGCAGTCCCTTGGACAACACCACCAATTATCGCAGGCTATCTTGCATCCGGTGGACATATTTCGGGGGCAGTGATGAATGTAGTTGATATATTTATTTCATTCCTAATCTATACTCCTTTCTTCAGAATCTATGATAAGGCGAAGATGAGAGAAGAGGAAGGGCTGAATAACTAAGAAAGTGAGGCAGGTATATATTTGTCTATTGCCTGCCTCCTTAATACAATTGAGAGGACTTTAATTATGAATAAAGAAGAACTATATAATATTGCATTTCAATTAATCCTTCACGCTGGGAACGCAAGAAGCTCGGCAATGGAAGCAATCCAAAAAGCGAAAGAAGGCAATTTTGATGAAGTAGAAGCAAAATTGATAGAAGCAGATAATGCTTTAAATGAAGCACATCATTTTCAAACTAGCTTAATACAAAAGGAAGCAGGCGGAGAGGCATTTGATTTTTCTCTTATTATGGTTCATGCACAAGACCATTTTATGACTTCCATGGCACTTAAAGATATGGCTAGTGAAATCACTGATTTGTATAAACTTATCAAAAAGGCTTAATGCAGATCCATTTTTAGGATTGCCCAACTTATTTTGGGCAGTTTTTGTTTTTTATAAAATCAAAAAAAGTAATGTACTTTAGAAAGGAAATGAATTTCAATGAAAAAAGTTTTTCCAGAAAATTTTTTATGGGGTGGAGCTACGGCTGCAAATCAATATGAAGGTGGATATAATGAAGGCGGGCGAGGTCTTGCAACAAGCGACTTCATAACTAATGGAACTGCAGATCGTCCAAGGAAAATTACAATCCAGTTAAAAGACGGCACAAAAAAAGTGGTAAACCGTCGACCTACTGGTGATCCCAAAATTGACACTATACCAGAAGATGCAGCAGGCTATATCGATGAATCTGTTTATTATCCTAGTCATAAAGCTGTTGATTTTTATCATCATTTTAAAGAAGACATTGCTCTTTTTGGAGAGATGGGATTGAAATGTTTCCGCCTATCTCTTAGTTGGTCTCGTATTTTCCCAAATGGTGGAATTGAAGGGGAACAACCAAATGAAGAAGGGTTAAAGTTTTACGAAGATGTTTTTAATGAGTGCAAGAAATATAATATCGAACCATTAGTTACGCTATATCATTTTGAAACGCCTGCTTATTTGGCTGAACATTATAATGGTTGGGGTGGTCGTCAAACCATTGATTGTTTTTTAAGAATGTGCAAAGAGGTATTTACTAGGTATAAAGATTTAGT
Proteins encoded in this region:
- the celB gene encoding PTS cellobiose transporter subunit IIC, whose product is MSKYNDFLEQKVMPVAARVGAQRHLLALRDGLIATMPFMIIGSLFLILANFPINGYAEWMSSIFGAGWKNSLNYPVDATYNIMSLIAAFAVAYRLAESYKVDKLSAGTISVAAFLLTTPFNFLFKAAGAKDAVMVTGALSKAFLSSKGLFVALLIAIISTEIYRWFVQKEIIIKMPDGVPPTVGKSFAALIPGFAVILLVWGVRLLVETTHYGTINGLVTTILGDPLKMVGLTLGGSLVAEFFVTLLWGAGLHGTNIVKSVMEPIWLSASGDNAAAYQAGQHLPHVATMQFWDNFIHIGGTGVTFGLVLAMLVFARSKQMKSLSRLSIAPAIFNINEPVIFGLPIMLNPIMIIPFIITSLVVVIVTFIAMNFGWVALPTGIAVPWTTPPIIAGYLASGGHISGAVMNVVDIFISFLIYTPFFRIYDKAKMREEEGLNN
- a CDS encoding PTS lactose/cellobiose transporter subunit IIA; protein product: MNKEELYNIAFQLILHAGNARSSAMEAIQKAKEGNFDEVEAKLIEADNALNEAHHFQTSLIQKEAGGEAFDFSLIMVHAQDHFMTSMALKDMASEITDLYKLIKKA